taaggaccctgggactaaacacctccctctgtaactcgatcctagacttcctgacaggccgcccccaggtggtaagggtaggtaacaacacatctgccatgctgatccccaacacgggggcccctcaggggtgcatgctcagtcccttcctgtactccctgttcacccatgtctGCATGGCGAggcctgacaccaacaccatcattaagtttgctgacgacacaagtGGCAgtcctgatcactgacaacgatgagacagcctatagggaggaggtcagagactggataacaacctctccctcaatgtgaccaagacaaaggagataatcgTGAACTtaaggaaaaggagggccgaacacacccccattcacatcgactggctgtagtggaacaggttgagagccaatgaactgtcatggtccaaacacacctagACTGTcttaaagagggcacgacaagaCCTATTCTCCccccaagagactgaaaagatttggtatgggtcctcagattatcaaaaagttctacagctgcactctcgagagcatcctgactggttgcatcaccgcctggtatagcaactgacCGCCTCTgacggcctctgaccgcaaggcactacagagggtagcgcttacggcccagtacatgaccggggccaagctttctgccatccaggacctctgtaccaggcagtgtcagaggaaggccctaaaaattgccaaagactccagccaccatagtcatagctggttctctctgctaccgtactTCAATCAGTACtgaagtgccaagtctaggttcaagaggcttcttaacagcttctaccaccaagccataagagtcctgatcAGCTAACCAAGTGGCCAccaggactatttgcattgaccccccccccctccccactttACCaacatttacagtggggcaaaaaagtagttagtcagccaccagttgtgcaagttctcccacttaaaaagatgagagaggcctgtaattctcatcataggtacacttcaactatgacagacaaaatgagggaaaaaaatccagaaaatcattgtaggatttttaatgaatttatttgcatattatggtggaaaattagtatttggtcaactataaacaagcaagatttctggctctcacagacctgtaacttcttctttaagaggctcctctgtcctccactcgtcacctgtattaatggcacctgtttatacttgttatcagtataaaagacacctgtccacaacctcaaacagtcacactccaaactccactatggccaagaccaaagagctgtcaaaggacaccagaaagaaTTGTAGACATGCACCAGGCTGgtaagactgaatctgcaataagtaagcagcttggtttgaagaaatcaactgtgggagcaattattaggaaatggaagacatacaagaccactgataatctccctcgatctggggctccaagcaagatctcaccctgtggggtcaaaatgatcacaagaacggtgagcaaaaatcccagaaccacacgggggggcctAGTGAATGACTTCCAGacagctgggaccaaagtaacaatgcctaccatcagtaatacactacgccgccagggactcaaatcctgcagtgccagacgtgtccccctgcttaagccagtacatgtccaggcccgtctgaagtttgctagagagcatttggatgatccagaagaaaattgtgagaatgtcatatggtcagatgaaacccaaatagaactttttggtaaaactcaactcgtcgtgtttggaggacaaagaatgctgagttgcatccaaagaacaccatacctactgtgaagcatgggggtggaaacataatgctttggggctgtttttctgcaaagggaccgggacgactgatccgtgtaaaggaaagaatgaatggggtcatgtatcgtgagattttgagtgaaaaacctccttccatcagcaagggcattgacgaTGAAATgtagctgggtctttcagcatgacaatgatcccaaacacaccgcccgggcaacgaaggagtcgcttcgtaagaagcatttcaaggtcctggagtaacctagccagtctccagatctcaaccccatagaaaatctttggagggagttgaaagtccatgttgcccagcaacagccccaaaacatcactgctctagaggagatctgcatggaggaatgggctaaaataccagcaacagtgtgtgaaaaccttgtgaagacttacagaaaacgtttgacctctgtcattgccaacaaagggtatataacaaagtattgaaaaaaaaagtattatttgttattttttcattttcttattttaatttttggtattttttttacttttattttttagtaaatactttcttactTATTttccttaaaactgcattgttggttaagggcttgtaaggaagcattCCACTGTTgaattcggtgcatgtgacaaatacaatttgacttgatttgagtGCATTGGTAGGAGTCGTAGGAGGGGAGATTCTGGGCTAAGCCAACCCGGGAGGGAGCCTCTCATAGTGCTCTAAGGTTGAATCTCTGGCCTGGACGATCCTGCCCGGGATGCAGGGTGAAAGAGCACAGGCAATCGACTTTGGGGATAGCCCACTCTACCGTAAGGCCCTTACTGTTGAGTCTGAAGGACCGTCCCTAGCTGTACACTAACCCAGTGGTAAAGCAGAGTGGCATCTATCAGATCTGTGGGGATTAGGGGAAAGAGATAACGGAACTGCCATTGGGTAGACAGGGCCTAGTTGAGTCAGTTAATCCTGCAGGGGTGGTATTTTAGCTTTGACAACagctattaaactctgtaactgttttaaagtcaccattggcctcatggtgaaatccctgagcagtttccttctgctctggcaactgagttaggaaggacagcctgtatctttgtagtgactgggtgtattgatacaccatgcaATGTGTGATTAATAACTTcacaatgctcaaagggatattcagtgtctgctttttttacccatctaccaataggtgcccttctttgcgagacattgtaaaacctccctggtctttgtggttgaatctgtgtttgaaattcactggtcgactgagggaccttacagatacttgtatgtgtggtgtacagagatgaggtagtcattcaaaaattatgtttaacactattattgcacacagagtgagtccatgcaacttgttttgtgacttgttaagcaaatttttactcctgaacttatttaggcttgccataaagatggggttgaatacttattgactcaagacatgtcagcttttcattttttattcattagtaaaaatgtctaatgtccaacccctcttttacgctgctgctactttctgtttatcatatatgcatagtcactttaaccatatccacttgtacatactacctcaatcagcctgactaaccggtgcctgtatgtagTCTCGcaacttttatagcctcgctactgttatagcctcgctactgttatttttcactgtctttttactgttgttttatttctttacttccCTATTTATTGTTctcctaatacctttttttgcactgttggttagagcctgtaagtaagcatttcactgtaaggtctactacacctgttgtcttcggcgcacgtgacaaataaactttgatttgaattccactttgacactatggggtattgtgtgtaggccagtgacacaaaatctaaattaaatttttaattcaggctgtaacaataaAGTGTGGAAAAGGTCtacgggtgtgaatactttctgaagccagATAGATCCTCATCTtccagctatgtttttttttactcCAACCTTCATGTCGCCTACAAACAGAATTTGCGCAGCGCGAGTTCACAACAACGCTTGCGAACAAGCCCTAGTGATGTAACACATCTGAGTCTACGTAACtaaaagccaatttatgctttgTTCTAAATATGGTTGGAGGCGGTGTGTGGCGGGTGTGAGACCAAATTGAGTTCTGTACCGCACCGCCCTGCACTTcccaaatgttgtaacaatgcGGAGGGCTCCGTGTAGCTCCGCATCGACATTGATGGTTGACAGTAGGTAATGGCTGGagatcctgtataaacacaaactcacttccttgaaaACCTCCTTCACAATAGCACTGCTCAACAGTTTTGCGCTGCTCCACGTAGCATGAATGCCACggtaaatgctgcacggccaatgcagaggaCAGATTGACTATGTAGCTCCTTTAACTCTAACTATTGCTTGCTTGACAATACAATATTTCACAACAAGAGGGTTGTtgtcttttttttatatattttttgtacatGTAGGCAAATATAACCAACAGCCCTGAATGGAATTGTATCCATACGAACGATTCTGAAACCATGTTCCCGACTAACTTTGCATGGGGCGCGGCTACATCCGCTTATCAAATCGAAGGTAcgtaataagaatttgtttggCGCCGGCAGTCAAACTGTAcaagtgtttttttgtgtgtgcacgTGTAGATACAGTAATTTGATTAGGAAAGGTAATGCGCGTCCCCGAGACGACTTTCTCTGGCATCAGGCGAGAAGTAGGCTAACCTACACACAACTACTTGCAACCTTTAGGTCTACCGGTAGGCTGCAGTTGGATCTCTAATGCAAAAGGGGGACTTCAACTCAAGAGTTTCTCTCAACCACTGTATCATGTATTGATAGTAGCCTAATAGTTGAAACATTAATGTAGTtatgaatacatttaacaacgacAGCATGAGCTATATACATATACAGAATgagcaaccatagacttacagtaGCCCAttgacagtgcattcagaaagtattcagaccccttcaccttttccacattttgttacattacaaccttattctaaaatggattaaatcgttttttcccctcatcaatctacacacaacaccccataatgacaaatcaaaactgttttttagattttctttgcaaatgtataaaaaatacaaattcatactctttactcagtactttgttgaagcaactttggcagcgattacagctttgagtcttcttgggtatgacgctacaagcttggcacacttgtatttagggagtttctcccattcttctctgcgtatcctctcaacctctgtcagattggatagggagcgttgctgcacagctattttcaggtctctccagcattgttagatcgggttcaagtccgggctgtggctgggccactcaaggacattcataggtttgtccagaagccactcctgcgttgtcttggctgtgtgcttagtgtcgttgtcccgtcggaaccttccaacaggataacgagCGCAGGACAACaagaacaggttttcatcaaggatctctctgtactttgctccgttcatctttccctcgatcctgactagtccaccagtccctgccgctgaaaaagatccccacagcatgatgctgccaccactatactGCACCGTAGGGagggtattggccaggtgatgagtggtgcctggtttccaccagatgtgacgcttggcaatcATGCCAAacgtttctcatggtcagagtcttttagatgccttttggcaaactccaagtgggctgtcatgtgccttttactgaggagtggcatccatctagccactctaccataaaggcctggagctctgttagagtgaccatcgggttgttcacctccatgaccaaggcccttctcactctattgctcagtttggccgtgcggccagctcttggaagagtcttggtggttccaatcttcttccatttaataatgatggaggtcactgtgttcttggggaccttcaatgctgcagaaatgttttggtacccttccccagatctgtgcctcgatacaatcctgtcttggagctcttcggacaattcctttgaccttatggcttggtttttgctctgacatgcactgtcaactgtgggaccttgtatagacaggtgtgtgtctttccaaatcctgtccaattAATTGCGTTTTCCACAGGtggcctccaatcaagttgtagaaacatgtcaaggatgatcaataggaaacaggatgcacctgagctcaatgtagagtctcatagcaaagagtctaaATACTAATGTGATTaaggtatttttttatatatttttatgtacatttacaaacatttctaaaagcctgttttcacttagtcattatggggtattgtttgtagattgatgaggaaaacaatgaatacattttagaataaggctgtaacgtaacaaaatgtggaaaatgtgaaggggtctgaatacttcccgaatgcactgtatataggctacatacagtacaaTAGCTATTTTTAGGAATTGTAAGGCACATTTTTCTTTagaattttgttgttgttgatattcaAACAGTGCGTTATGGATGATCAGTACTGCTATGAATTGAACCTTGCAGGAGGCTGGAATGTGGATGACAAGGGACCGAGCATTTGGGACACGTTCTGTCACGAAGGGGGCAGACTAGTGTTCGAGGGCCAGAGTGGAGATGTCACCTGTAACAGCTATGAGCTCTGGGAAGAGGACCTCCGGTGTATCCGTCAGCTAGGCCTGACCCACTACcgcctgtctctgtcctggtccCGCCTGCTACCGGAGGGGATAACACGGCATGTCAATCAAAAAGGTAGCCGTACTCTGAGACTGTGTAGTGGTTACTTACGATACGATTCCTCCAGTATTTATTTGTGGTGAATGCCTATGGTATATGAtatgataaaaaattaaaaataccaTACATTATTGTGTTACGACCTGGCTTTTGTTTATGTAAACAATGCAGTGCCACAAATATCTGTCAAGGGGTCTGGACCCTTTTGCCACAGTTTGTTGTGTGCTACTCTTAGAAGTGCAGCGTCCCTGATTGAAGCCTAATTTAGGCTTGATACCCATGATTTACTACTAAGCTATGTGTCTCTGTCCTGCAGGTTTGCGATACTACAACAAAGTGATCAATGATTTGGTGGCTAGTGACGTGTTGCCCATGGTTACTCTGTACCACTTTGACCTGCCACaagctctccaggaccagggagGTTGGAAATCACCTGAGATTGCGGCCATCTTTGACAGCTACGCCCGCTTCTGCTTTGAATCGTTCGGGGATCGTGTGAAACTGTGGATCACGTTGAACGAGCCGTACGTGTGCGCTAAACTGGGCCACGAGGATGGCATCTTTGCCCCGGGGGTAAAAGAACCAGGGATGGCTGCCTACCTGGTGGGACACAACATGCTACGTGGCCACGCCAGGGCCTGGCACAGCTACAATGTCCTCTACAGGGCAAAACAGGGTGGCTCGGTGTCCTTAGCGATTAATAGCGACTGGGCTGAACCGTTGGACCCGGCCAGTCCCGATGACACGGCCGCCACCGAACGCTACCTGGCCTTTACAATAGGGTGGTTTGCCTGGCCCCTGTTTGTCACTGGAGACTACCCAGAAGTGATGAGGTCTAGTATTGAGGTCAGAAGCAAAGAACTGGGTTACCAAGAAGGTTCTAGACTGCCCAGGTTCTCCAAAGACGAGCCTAGTCTTCTCGGCACGGCTGACTTTTTTGCGTTGAACTACTATACGTCTCGGATGGTGAAGCCAGGGGAATGTTGTCCAGGGGTGTTGGGGTTGAAGAGTGACCAGGATGCAGAGGGGGTGGTGGACCCATCCTGGCCGGTATGTGGGGTGTCATGGCTGGCTGTGGTTCCTGACGGCTTGAGGAAACTGCTGAAGTACATTAAGGTAAAGAGAACCAGGGTCCTGTTCCAATACTTACAAAAATAAAACAACTTTTTAAAAGTTCCACTTCCACCAATCCACGTCATGTCAGATCAGTGATTACATTAAGGAAAGTACACATTTTTAAAGTATCCGAACAGCGCCCAGGTGAACAAGGTCTGCTCCATTCGAAAGCTGTCAATTCAGAGGATGAAATTAAGTTTTAGAATACTTTTTCTTCCTGATGATTTTACATTTAAGGATTATTCAATTCATGGATTGAATCCCCTGCCTTGAGCCAATCAAATTGAGTCAAACCTTTAGTGAGGAGAACATTTAACATTAACATAGTTGCTCGCTATTGATTGTTTTTTTGCACAGTAAACAGATTGAAGAACCATTACAGTTGTCACATTGAATTGTGTCACACTGAATTGTGTCACATTGATCGCTTCAGGTGAAAAGTTTTTTGAGAATGAGAAATATCCTGCTGTCGCGGTTTGTCACCAGGTTAAATCGATTTGAATGCAATTTAGCTAGTATACCATTGAAATTTAATTGAAAATGTAACTTCTAATACTGCAAAGATGACCGGATTGACAGTATAATTAAAAACAAcatattcccattcaagtcaacattctctgatgtgtggacctccaaccatctttgtggtaccatttgaaagtttAAATTTGTGCAACAAAACCAACAAaagccagaacacacacacacacacacacacacacacacacacacacacacacacacacacacacacacacacaactgtactTTAAAGCCTTCCACTGTGTTGTTTGACTGTCATTATTGAACTCGTGTTTTGTTGGACAATGATAGCAACCAATTTCTTTGACAGGACACATTCAACAACCCTGCGGTCTACATCACAGAAAATGGCTTCTCCCAGGTGGGGCCAGTGGACATGGAAGATGTCCAGCGTTGTGGGTTTTACCATGACATCATCCAGGAAATAGCCAGAGGTAGAGACCAGAAAGTGGCCACCATAAAGTTACCGTATATTATGGAGAATCTATCATTATTTAATGTGAATTTCTTCCAGTCGCTACTTGTACTATTTAAACCTCTGAGGGGTTGTTTCCCACATGAAATCGTAGTATTTATACATCATTCAGAAACTAAGTTACAGGGGGCTGAGTGACTTGAATCCTTCGTTGATGAACCTGTTCTTTTGAATTAGTGACAGTATTTAGCTCATTTCAGGTCAATGGAGAAGGTTAAGAGAGTGACTTATGGCAGTCATAATACAATGGGATCTTGTCCTTTTGTGATGTGTGAACAAAGTATTTTCACATTACCTCTTAATGCGCACTGTCAcgtattttaaaaaataaatttaaaaaataccaTGTATGTTTGTCTCTTTGTTCTAGCTCTCCGAGAGGATGGTGTTGACGTGCGAGGCTATTTCGCCTGGTCTCTCCTGGATAACTTTGAATGGGCCGACGGGTTCAGTGTACGTTTTGGCCTGTTCCACGTGGACTTCTCTCGACCGGAGCGACCACGGACTGCTTACCGCTCTGGAAGGGAGTATACCGGCATAATTTCCAAGTACAGATCTCAGACCATGGTAAATATCTAAACAGCCAATGGGCACAGTGTTAATCAGCCAATAACAGCTATTTTTTTTGCTCAATGTTCTGTTCTAATCGACTGCAACCATGCTTGGTCCATTGCAATGTTCCTACAGGCAATTTTGAATTGAAGCCCATATGAAACAGATTGTAGCTCCACTTTTCTCTGTCAACCCTGAAAATGTTTTGTTAAACAGTGCTAAGCTTATTCTGCTTCCTTCGCAATAAAGTGATTTTTGTCTGATTTCTTCCCTGACTTTGGCATATAATTGCAAGGACCCAGCCAAAGAGTGTTACATTTATTCAAGTGAATGGAAAATGTATTCTATCCTGCCCAATTCCCATTCAATTTGTACAAAGGGTTTATGTTGCCAGGCCAAGCTGTTTTGGCCAATGCAGAGCTTGGTGAGGGGCACAAGTCTACAGAGGTGTGTGTGACCTCATATCTCAACCCTCAAGGCCCCTGTATTGCTCAGatgatataaaaataaaataaaatcctaTACAGCCCTCATGTTGAAACAAAATACACAATGCAACTCACTGTGCCCGGTGGAGATTTGGGGTTGAGTGAGAGCTTGATTTAACACTAAAAATGACGCCAGGCAGGAGCCCATGCCCAGGTAAGAAGGATCACATAGTCTAAAACACAGGTTTGTATTTACAAACAGAGAATTGGAGATAATACACAGGGCGGAGTCACTTGTATGTCTGTACATTATGAGGGACGAGAGTTACGGACATTCAAATGTCCCAGATGAGGACAAACATGGAACAACATTTACCAGCCGAATGTTAGCAAATGTCAACATTGTTACTGGTGCTCAAGGTTTGCTGCTCATTGTGCTATTCATTGTCAGGAGAAGCCTTCAAAACAgccaattcgtcagggcatggactctacaaggtgtcgaaagcgttccacaggaatgctggacCATGTTTCAT
Above is a genomic segment from Oncorhynchus masou masou isolate Uvic2021 chromosome 23, UVic_Omas_1.1, whole genome shotgun sequence containing:
- the LOC135510614 gene encoding cytosolic beta-glucosidase-like; translation: MFPTNFAWGAATSAYQIEGGWNVDDKGPSIWDTFCHEGGRLVFEGQSGDVTCNSYELWEEDLRCIRQLGLTHYRLSLSWSRLLPEGITRHVNQKGLRYYNKVINDLVASDVLPMVTLYHFDLPQALQDQGGWKSPEIAAIFDSYARFCFESFGDRVKLWITLNEPYVCAKLGHEDGIFAPGVKEPGMAAYLVGHNMLRGHARAWHSYNVLYRAKQGGSVSLAINSDWAEPLDPASPDDTAATERYLAFTIGWFAWPLFVTGDYPEVMRSSIEVRSKELGYQEGSRLPRFSKDEPSLLGTADFFALNYYTSRMVKPGECCPGVLGLKSDQDAEGVVDPSWPVCGVSWLAVVPDGLRKLLKYIKDTFNNPAVYITENGFSQVGPVDMEDVQRCGFYHDIIQEIARALREDGVDVRGYFAWSLLDNFEWADGFSVRFGLFHVDFSRPERPRTAYRSGREYTGIISKYRSQTMVNI